The DNA segment gtcaatattttatagtttttaccATGCCTCATCGAATACTATACAATATCATCCAACATCCAGCAAGTAGTACCAATGTCCGCACTAGAAATAGACAGGTCGTCAGTTGAACAAATCCGTGGGAAAACTGTTGACTTCGGCCTGTTCCAATACTGGGTTGCCATCGATCGTGTATGATATTCTTATTCTTAGACGGAGCGGAGtctaaaaaagataaataaagttaaaattggTACATGTGGAAATTTCCCATataccaaatatattttggaagTTCTCAGGAAAGCTTCACCAATACTATAATACTGACCTTAGAAGGATTAGTGACTTTTAGAAGTTGGGTGATCTCTCCTTGTGGCATGAGTACGCTTCCCGATGGAGACATCATGTCCAGGCGGAATgtctaaaacaattttttttaacatcttAAATTGGtttgaattgaaaataatacaggAAGAGATATATAATGTCATTATAAATGAACGCCATTATAACACGGTACTCTTACAACGCATTTTCATATTACGCGGGAATTTCACACGTTATATATCAGTACTGTGACATTTCGTCCATAaggtttttcttaataattaaatgccGTTTAACGAGAACAATTGAACGTGAATAATTTGTACATAACACGTCTTATGGGGTTCCCAGTTTCCCATAACGCGGAACCAATCTACCGTGTTATAGGCGGGATTACTGTATTACAACTTCTAACTACTAGAAAATTACGCACTTATACACTATATTCAAAAacagtattatattatgtatatattatttctaaatcaTAGTACTTAAGTATATGTTTTCACCAAATTGTAtcgaattatataaaaagttttgaacCCGAGGCCTGCGACCACACAAGAGATACGTACTCTGGGCACGGCTGCTTGAAAGAGGAACTCGCTCATAGCGGTGTCAGCAGTGGAATGCGCCTTCATAGTGATAGTAGCCGTCTCTCCTCCGCGTTGAACGTGCAGTTCTACTTTGAGCCCATTACGGTCTAGAGCTGTTACTATGGTATCTGAAAAAAGAAGTCTTATAAGCTGCCAACGAAATGTCCAACGAAATGGAATGCGCGGTACAAGGGAGGTGAAAGGGGCAGAGATGGTCCGTGCCTGTTCAGACTTAACGCCTGCGCAAATATTACGTCGAAACACCATCACGGGAACATTGGCGTCACCCGTCAGACGCTTGAAGATTCTTCATACAAATCTGTCTACTCATGTCACTTGACGTACGATCATTGTACAATTCACATCCTTTTttgaattacattaatttattaagtacctgggcatttaatttacacaacaACTTTTAACAGTGCCTTATATGCAACGAACTAGATCAACGCATCTTGTTTACAttcctttttaatttgaaatgttttttttttatagaactgggcaaacgggcaggagactcacctgatgttaagtgatacttcCGCTCCTGGACACTCagtgccagagggctcgcgagtgcgttgccggccttttaagaattggtacgcccttttcttgaaggttATCGTTTTATCGGCAATTCAAATATTGCAGATGCCGATATATCAGTATCGGTATCGGATGCGTCACTACATGGGTACGACtcctataatatttgaatttaaaaaaaaatcgctttGATGGGCGCAAAATCATTTGCTTccttaaaaatttatgaaacagGTGTagccatataaaaattcaaataatatttcttttaacacaaatcttaaattaatatcataacGATTCTGGCAACGCAATATACAATTGAACATAGACAATAAGATTGTAATGAGAACaaagacattaaaataaaacataccaGGCGCTTGCATCTGTGTTATTGGGGCTGGCGATGTGAATAGGCCGTCAAGTAGGGGCGAAACATTGTTGTTTGCTACGCTCATAGGCGTGGTGATAGGGGCGCCCATTACACCCATGGGCGCTTGAGCGGGCGCTGTTAGGTCCAGACCGCTTAGGAGATCGAGGATATCCTGAAAATTTACGAAATGTTATAGTATTTGATAATTTCTTCGTTCGGAAATTATTCTAAAATGAATCAGTTTtttttggcaatttttttaaaacatttgcgATGGCTTATTTACATTTCGTGGTTCTTatctattattactaaaaaaatcacacaatagttaaaaataaataaaaatatgcttcaattaataaatattatataaataatatacatatatttttttaaatctttataacATAGTGATAAAAGAAAGTTTAACCAACTACAAACACCTGTCAACATTATTAACCTTTTTCTATAGAACAGAGTACCAAAAGGGCAGCACgatcatctgatgttaagttatagcCGCATGgccactctcaatgccagagagctcttgagagtgcgttgccggccttttacgaattgtacattattttcttattttattaatgtcctATTGAACCGACTCAGATGAAACTATTTCCATAAGTTGGAATATTCAATACATCTTACTGACACATACGAAAAACAGATCAATACCAACAAACATATAGGCGATACTGAGTAGGCCGTCGTCCGTGGACACTCATATTGCCGAAAGGCtctcaagtgcgttgccgtccTATAAagctacgctcttttcttgaaggaccctcagTCGAATATTGTTTGATTAATGTcagttaaaagaaaaacatcttACATTAGTAGTATTATTGTTAGCGGCAGGTGGTGCGTGTTCAACATCTCCATTGGACAATGGCTCCGAACCGATTATAAGATCCAACAGCgcgtcctgaaaaaaaaactttatatgtaGGCACGTATTAGACTAAATTgacataaaatactttaccgggatttatgtaacctaacattagttaagttatatatatattagttaacaATTAGAAGTACTACACAATCAACTTGGCACCTGTGTGGAATGTGCTTATTAAGGTGTACTtgcaacaaagtgttaataaataaatataaattaggtattgtaaaaaaatatgttacgcGCGCGCATcctttgtgtttttttaaactaaaattatatttgttttattaacctATATAGAACTGTTACCAAAAATTACATTCAACCCCCTTATTGATAAACGTTGATATTGTAAAAAGTCAATAGATACCTACTATCGGGGCCTTAAAGAATACTTGAATTTTTGTGCAGTTAGTAATCACTATGACGTCATCACAGCGAGCCTAGTTAACTTCTGCGTGTAGTACAAACTAAAAGTCAACAATCATTtattacttgaaactggcatatagtcaaaactattgccattatatttaaaaaaaccaatCATTTATCACTTGTAGCCAACAAGTAAAGGTCCGTTTTGGTAGTAATAAATATGGcccatatttattagtaatcttagGGAGTAGTAGTAGGAAGTAATACGTAacgtcaagaatctccaaaaaagGAAAGCCGCGCGTTCAAGACTGATATGGTTTTGTTagtaaagttatattatgttcTTACATATCATGAAATTGATGTTTTGCcttactggccactttgagcTCTTCggttaggaattccaaattaaattttttacagctatttacttGAGCATTTGTTTCAGCAGTAGCAGGTGAGCAGTAGCTTcgttttagaaatatttgcaagattcataaaaacttctatgtattttttagtaaaaacttcGGGGTTGGTTTCttctttttaatagacattGTTTTGACAGTTGGAGAGAACGCACGAGTGCgggaaagttaaaaaaaagcacGAGTGTGTAATAGCCCACATCCCGAACGCTATACGTCCCTGCAATACGCCACTTTTGAGCAACcgtataaatagtatatttcattacaaatGCGGAAAGCCTGTCATTGCAGAGTTTCGACAAAttgacatattaaaaaaaaaagaaaaaacaagtTGCAATGACGGCTCCGCACGTGTACTGAACAACTAACATTTCGCTTTCTAAActgaacaattatttatttattatttattaacacttcgttacattacaatattaaaaaatttaacatgattaaatcaaaaggagggcagcaactggcggccttatcgctttcgagcgatctcttccaggcaaccactgtgagtacaggaaaaaaaatgtattaaattacataagatattattaattattatttataatattaaaaatgatatatgtTACATAGGGGAGGGGAAGggaacataaaataaaggGGGCTTAGATAACCGAaggagggggggggggtcctgGGCACTGTTCCGGGAGGTCCGACAAGCAACATAGGAATATCTATATCTATACACGCTTTAGAAGCGAAATTAatcgaaataactaataccTGATCGGGTTGCGTAGTGTGCGCTGGCGCAGCTGGTTCGATTTCTGTGTCGCTGTCGTCTCTCTCACCCGTGCTGACCACTTCCATGGCTGGCATCCTCTCTAGGAGCGCAGGTCGCAGGTTCGCATATTGTCTGAAACatacaattacatataaacaatCTACTTAATAAATACCATTATATATGTGGGAGCAATGGCGCTGGTATCGgctgtcatttttattacaattcaataacatcaaagtcaaattattaTAGTGTGGGGagtaacatatattttgttgaataaagtttacaataattattcagTAGAACAGTGTGGGCCTAGTGGCTCCAGCAGACTCCTTTCCCTGAGGTTTTGCCTcgtcgacggcatgtgtcagacacaggaggctgatcatctacttgcctatcagattgacaaattatcatgaaatcTAGGtcgagaaataaatatttctaaaatattatttagaaagaaaacaattttctaaccggattaaagctatcgGTATtagtataaacttataattattttacataattttaaatttaaaatttaccgacgtttcgcgtgctttacacgCGCATGCGTGCGTGGTCGCGGTGACctaagacaaaaggtgttaaatgtcaaaagtatcacagctgtggAGAACgttgtgttatttatttccccggagttggtatcgactaaaagatgacgggtttttaaaataattaataataatacaaatagctttaatccggttaaaaaagtgtttcctTTCAATGTGTTAAAGCTATGTTAcccaaagacaatattatttaggTTAAATATTCTTACCTAAACAGCTGCGACAGTTCAACACCACGTTGTTGCAGCTCTATGTGAATATGGGAGCCGAATGTATCAACGATGACGCGTAttttactgaaaaaaaaaagtttgttatttttaatactgttgTTTGACCGAATGAtgttttggatttttttatgtaataagaggcaaacgggcaggagactcaGCTTATTTTAGGTGACACCGGacggctcgcaagtgcgttgctggcctttttagaattggtacgctctttggtaggttataaataaaattaaataaactgcaatgttgttaataataataatggattGTAGGATTTGGAGATAAAAGATGGACGTTAAAGATATGAAAAGGACCAAGAGGAAGAGAAAGAAAGCCGTGATAAGAAGAGATATTTGGAAAAAGGAGTACCCGTGAAGGAGAAGGATGAATATTAGgataagaagaaaaaaatgtatgaaatatatataaaaaattaagctttttttatagctatttctttttgtaatgattggaaattaaacaggatttattatcattattattaaaagagtttttgttattttcattacACACCATCTATGAATTCTTTTAAGTTCGGGTTCTATATCTAGAACAGCAGTCGTAATTTCTACGAGCCGtaaatattagaataaaaaccGGGCGTCATAGTTTGAGAAccgttaaaaatacaatattcgcgagttattatcaaaaataaagtgaaaaccaaagacaattacAACTTACTCTTGGCTGGGTTGTGTGGTGAATCGAGTTGACAGCTTGGCCAAAGATAACAGAAGGAACTCCTTCGTGGTGATCGACAGTTGCGTGGACCATAACAACTTCTGGTATATATCGATCACGTACTCTTCCGACGGACGGACAAATTCATctggaaattattataaacattacatttaagAGGATAGAATAGAGTGTGTTAATAGCTTATTTTCATTATCGGCCAGTTGagtaaatcctttttttactGTTGTCGAAATTCTTAAGAGttccatataaattaatttataccaTTCATAACATATTAGCAATTTttctgattaaaaataaatttagcgTACGAGCCAAGGCACATTTTGCTCACTGAGGCTTTCTTAgtcccgagagcatagccagacgtattTCAACTGTTACCTTGCATTCATTCGTATATAggaattaacattttattatttcgcttatattatatatatattttttaatttataacactaCTTCCCTGCCAGTGTCTAGGGATTTTTTACCtcatattttttccaaaataaaaacaacatacattttattgtcttttgttaacatagctgtTACACATAaggaaaaacactttttgaacggattgaaactatgtattattattaaaaacttataattatttacataattctaaattttaatttttttccggaTTTTCGCGCAATAAGTtaggcaataaatacagataacacaactttctctgcagctgtgatacttttgaaatttaacaccttttgtcttcagtcacgcacgctgaaaagcacgcgatacgtcggaaaaaaattaaaatttagaattatgttatttacataattctaaatttataattacataattataagtttttaataataatacatagcttcaatccgttcaaaaagtgtttttcttaacatagctttcaccgtgaccacgtaCGCTGctcacgcgaaacgtcggaaaaaaattaaaattatgtaaataattgtaagtttataataataatacatagcttcaatccgtttaaaaagtgttttcttaacatacattttattaatttcgcttatatatattgtacgcgagtggttaatatagagtgaCACTAAAAGCCTCCTGTCCTAAATGTCCTGTCCACTGATATAGActatatatacagttattttgATGACTTTATACtttagaatataaatacataccaATTCCATCATCATCGACCATGGATATGGCGTTGCTTGCTTCCGACACCAACATGTCTCCGTACTCTCCTATCGTCCAAGCAGCCACCTGTAAGTGgacattcaaataaatatttttatcaatatttatataaattacactcATATAgggaatataaataaaaaatcagacAAACAGTTTCGGctttacagatttttttatcgaaacttttaaatatgaattttgtttCTTATACCATATTGAAGCtacaacaaatataattaagaaaatatgttcgatataaaaaatgcataaaaataactataggTCCttcatacaataaaaaaacactatttaaATGTAgagaaaaataagtttttttaaatcccaTTCTAACTGACATTGTACCCATATTTAAGGTctttgcaataaaaataataataattaaaaaaaacatacataacagaaaaaaatattcacacaTGAAAAAAATCAGAGACAATACAGACCATTAATTGaaactataaacaaaatttaattggtATAAAAAAGCAAGAAAACAGTtactgtaaattttaatacatatatataattctaatgtACGCGTGTATGCCACTGTACTGCTCTTGAACGGCTTGACcgatatgaattattttttttgtatggcGCCCTGGATGGTTGAAATTCACAAAgcggcagatggcgctgcagtcggtataaataaatcttctgCGCATGTGTTCGTAATTAAACTAAGCGGCTGAACAGATTAGGATGAATTTTATTGTGTGTACAAATGGAGTGGAGAATGATTTACTAGATATTTTGTTTCTACGACGCGTGTACAGGAAAGCGCTAGATCcgctagtattatataaaaaaacttaaaaaccaTATGAACCCCTCTCCAAAAATACCTGTATAATCGGCTGTTTTTCAGTAGAATCACCACAAACAGCTGATCTTTCCAAAGAGATCCACAATCGCTGAGACGCATACGCTTGCCTCTCACCGGGAGCAGacgatattatttgtatcgtgtTCGATACTGTATCATCTCGAAGGTAATTCCCAGCCTGTAATAATTGCAAATTTCAAGTTAGTTAACACGAAGTTTCGTTAAAGAGAGAGCGCTATAAACTTGAAGCAAACTTATCTTCAATAGTACATATAACGACCGTACTGTTTTCACATTAACATGGTAACCATGGCAACCAATACTTAGACTACGCTTCGTCTATAACCTTTGCTTTGAATTTGGAAGGACAGttttcatagaaaaaaaacaatgtcttttttgtttctgtttcTGTGTTTAATCtgtgttttttctaatatgcaAGAACATTATCAGCCTTTTGTTCttaacacacgccgtcaacctTTTGCGTCTAAGGgaggtttcctcgcgatgttttcttcaccgtacaagcgtgtaaatgcacacatatttaacaaaaatccaTTGATGAGCCGTGATACGAACGCACAATTTCAGGGTTGAGACAAAGAAAAGGTGATGGAAGACGTAAACTTCGTACTACACGCTGTATTCGTCAATAATACAAACACGCATCACATTGGATCGGTCCACGGAGAATGGAACATCAGCAGCGAAACATGAGGTATGTGAAATTCTTCCTCTCTTGCTGTTATTCTTTCAATAATCGTCCATAGCAGTGAGGATTCGCTTCTCCCGTGTGTCAACCATCAGTCCACACTCTCGCTTTAGTTATACCGtgctaaataattataagaatttCTCTCCCATAACGCCATATTGAGATGGGTTGTGTATATTTCCAATTCTTTCGATCTAAGGACGTGGTTGCCCCGCCACACCAACTACTATACTTTAATGATCACatacaaaaatgaataatGTTTTTCAAGAAAGCATGTCGCATTTTTATTTCGAAACTGTTACAAACgaaatttttactaaatatagtTATCAATGCCATTTTGTCCAAATCGTCAAAATTTTCAGAAGGAATTTGATAAGTCTATTTAATTCCCCAGTATTTTGGTAGAAGGCgctaaattttaaagttactaaactgaaatttaaaacaaaattattagcGAAACCGTTACTACACAAGTGGTCACCTAGCATTAAGGGAATTgacttaaaagtttataaaaaagcgTAACTATTTGTTTAGCTACGGCAAATTTTgacattaatgtaaattattttatatataattgataaagtgtgtttttttagtttagtcatagtttatttttatacgaaatTAATGCTAGGgcaataacattttttgtttaactcACCTGTggataaatatctttaaaataaattataatagtcCTTATATTAgctagaattttattttgaatatagtaATTTTCGTTCGCattgttttcaaattaataatacataattgaaGAATTAATGATTTCAAAAGTGTGACTATGAAAATTAAAGTtcctataaatatgtaatcatagaaaatattaaattatataactgcACACCTTAAAAATAAGCCGACAATTTAACAAGTAAtctcaaaaatatatctaataagttgcttacttttttataaagagaTAAATAATGATGCAAAAATCGTAAAGTCTTTCTCATgtaaaatttagtatttttgtttaataacagTTTCGAAATCAAGGTGCCATGTGTACTCGAAAAGCTCAACATCCACGAAGAATTTATTCTAACGTACCTTCAATAGGACCTGGAACAGCGTATCCAAATGCCACTTGCTGGACGGCGCATATCTCTCGGCGGCCAGAACCATTGCACTGGAGCAATGCGCTTTGAACTCAGCATCAGACCTCTCCAGGAAGAGGAGCAGCTCCTTCATCATAACACGGATGTTCTGACTGTTGATTAGGGCGAACGAGAGCTCCATCGCGCGACGACGAATGGACACATCTGGATcctacatattttaacatttattagatatatatatatatatatatatatatatatatatatatctaatatatataattctcatgtcacaatgttcgtccCCATACCCCTCCGAAACAGCTACATCGattcttatgattttttatgcatattcagtaagtctgagaatcggctactatctatcttttaaacccctaagtgataaggagTGCTCATcccaaaaaaaattttttttggataacatttttttttaaattttattatgtggcattaaaaaatacataaaacccTGAATATTCACCcctctattttttattataatagatgattatttttattgaactaaaaaatgtgtcatggcaaaacaacgtttgccgggttagctagtatatttatatataaacctccagacctcagatttctgtatctgtttcgttatTTCTAATAGTAATTAGGTGATCAGGCGTCTGTGTGTGACACAGGCCGTCGACTttatgggtctaaggcaaaccgaTTTCtccacaatgttttccttcaccgtacgagctaGTAAATGGGCACATAGACAGCGGATCAAACCTTCAAACACTGCTCATTATACATAACAGGTAACAAACCTATAGACAacttaaatagaatataataatagaaaatatatgacatataGACTATATTTACTTCTagctatttcataaaaaaaacaggaaagttaaaaaaaaattgaggtCAAATTTCACAAAGTAACTAAGTctgtaagtatatatatatctgttttttttatatatttttgctttattgACGTAAGAAACTTCTTATGAAAATCATAGATAGAAAAGTAGTTGTTTTAAGTCAATAAAGAGAGTTCTTAGTTTCTTCATTCCTTGGAAATACATTCCAAATATACagttgtataaattaatacgaCTTTACAGTAATTCAGTTTTAGTAGAAAAGTCGGAAATTAGACTTTGCCATGTGGCCTAAAGCAATCTTTAGAGACCCGACTTTCAATTCGTAGGAATATAATCAAAATCTGTTCAGCAGCTTAATTGGTATATCTTACAAATGCTTCGTCAAGATTCAGATGTAAAATTCACTACTGAAGTTTTTCCGAAACAATTCCACTAAAAGGCTTGCAACGCACTTCTATCAATCCATCCATGGCCGGCTCACTTCAGATGAACTACTGCCTGTTGGACCTTGTTCTAAAATACTAACCTTCAAACACTCCAATATAGTTGTTCTGTGCCGTTGAACCGCTGACGTATCAACGTGGACCGTCCTCAGTAGTGTATTGAGCGCCACATATCGTATATTCTTGTCATTATTAAGAAGGAAACgccctaaaatatttatggccAGCACACGCAAGCTACTCTCAGACTTAATGTCCATGATGGAGAGTACTGTTTCGTATAATATTGTGTTGCCAACGTTCTTGCTCGTTTCAGTATTCGTGGCGACTTGGGCAAGAATATCGTTCATCGCTTCAGAAGCTTCAGCATCGTTTTTGCCTAGTATTCGCAGCAGGCGGAGAATTTTCACCTGGAAattttgtctatatttttatatgttctcAAGTTTGGTCAAAATTTTCGTAAcacgtataataataatcttttattcaTCCACATCTTATTGacatacatttaacaaaaaaagataTAGTAGATAGATCAGACATAAGAGATAGATCTCTGGCCGGGAGGAGGCCTCCTCAAGGCCTAAACAAAGCTTATTAGTAGCTCCATATTGTTAATTGCATGCTTAAAGAAGggaattaagaatatttttaccttCGCTTGCGAATATGGAACCGAAATGAAAATCGAAATATCAAATCGCTTGTCAACAGCATCTTTAGACAACAACCAGATATcaagatgttttttttctaacgaGGACCGgccttcatttgtttttattttcattttttaatatatttaagtaattgacttatgttttcttttcttatatttcgtttataaatttaatcagttttggctttgtatattgtctaagtgttttcttttacaataCGGATATATATAGCtgtaagattatatatttgatgaaTAAATGGtcttcataaaaatatcaagatCTGTGGCAGTATATTGACGTAACACCGCTGTCAACCAAATTAGCTTTTCGCACTCTAGCAGCTCATCCCTCCTTAACATAAACTCTAGAATAATGCCTTACCTGAAGGAATGGGTCGGAAACACCGCTAACATCATGCTCCGGTGAATAACCAGCAAGTATGAGGTTCTTCAATATTCGCACCAGGTTCGGCACAatctataaatgtttttgattAATGCCtgataaaactaaaagtattGCTCACAAATACAGAAAGCCATTTACATCGACAGGCATACTAAATACTGGTTGAAAGAAAGAATTCAAAATACCGGGTCTGAGTGAGTTCCAAGGGctaaacaaaaatactattaaccaataaaataaaatccctGATCTGATTAA comes from the Pieris brassicae chromosome 4, ilPieBrab1.1, whole genome shotgun sequence genome and includes:
- the LOC123708408 gene encoding AP-1 complex subunit gamma-1 isoform X11 encodes the protein MNGSESGFNPAFNIATIKQVVNEAIERVRMQTPTRLRDLIRQIRAARTAAEERSVVNKECAYIRSTFREEDSVWRCRNIAKLLYIHMLGYPAHFGQLECLKLIASPRFTDKRVGYLGAMLLLDERQDVHLLITNCLKNDLNSNTQFVVGLALCTLGAIASPEMARDLASEVERLIKSPNAYIKKKAALCAFRIIRRVPDLMEMFLPATRSLLTEKNHGVLITGVTLITEMCENSPDTLNHFKKIVPNLVRILKNLILAGYSPEHDVSGVSDPFLQVKILRLLRILGKNDAEASEAMNDILAQVATNTETSKNVGNTILYETVLSIMDIKSESSLRVLAINILGRFLLNNDKNIRYVALNTLLRTVHVDTSAVQRHRTTILECLKDPDVSIRRRAMELSFALINSQNIRVMMKELLLFLERSDAEFKAHCSSAMVLAAERYAPSSKWHLDTLFQVLLKAGNYLRDDTVSNTIQIISSAPGERQAYASQRLWISLERSAVCGDSTEKQPIIQVAAWTIGEYGDMLVSEASNAISMVDDDGIDEFVRPSEEYVIDIYQKLLWSTQLSITTKEFLLLSLAKLSTRFTTQPSQDKIRVIVDTFGSHIHIELQQRGVELSQLFRQYANLRPALLERMPAMEVVSTGERDDSDTEIEPAAPAHTTQPDQDALLDLIIGSEPLSNGDVEHAPPAANNNTTNDILDLLSGLDLTAPAQAPMGVMGAPITTPMSVANNNVSPLLDGLFTSPAPITQMQAPDTIVTALDRNGLKVELHVQRGGETATITMKAHSTADTAMSEFLFQAAVPRTFRLDMMSPSGSVLMPQGEITQLLKVTNPSKTPLRLRIRISYTIDGNPVLEQAEVNSFPTDLFN
- the LOC123708408 gene encoding AP-1 complex subunit gamma-1 isoform X4 — its product is MAYPMYEVDWSVLPPDQNRRFNPAFNIATIKQVVNEAIERVRMQTPTRLRDLIRQIRAARTAAEERSVVNKECAYIRSTFREEDSVWRCRNIAKLLYIHMLGYPAHFGQLECLKLIASPRFTDKRVGYLGAMLLLDERQDVHLLITNCLKNDLNSNTQFVVGLALCTLGAIASPEMARDLASEVERLIKSPNAYIKKKAALCAFRIIRRVPDLMEMFLPATRSLLTEKNHGVLITGVTLITEMCENSPDTLNHFKKESGQREIVPNLVRILKNLILAGYSPEHDVSGVSDPFLQVKILRLLRILGKNDAEASEAMNDILAQVATNTETSKNVGNTILYETVLSIMDIKSESSLRVLAINILGRFLLNNDKNIRYVALNTLLRTVHVDTSAVQRHRTTILECLKDPDVSIRRRAMELSFALINSQNIRVMMKELLLFLERSDAEFKAHCSSAMVLAAERYAPSSKWHLDTLFQVLLKAGNYLRDDTVSNTIQIISSAPGERQAYASQRLWISLERSAVCGDSTEKQPIIQVAAWTIGEYGDMLVSEASNAISMVDDDGIDEFVRPSEEYVIDIYQKLLWSTQLSITTKEFLLLSLAKLSTRFTTQPSQDKIRVIVDTFGSHIHIELQQRGVELSQLFRQYANLRPALLERMPAMEVVSTGERDDSDTEIEPAAPAHTTQPDQDALLDLIIGSEPLSNGDVEHAPPAANNNTTNDILDLLSGLDLTAPAQAPMGVMGAPITTPMSVANNNVSPLLDGLFTSPAPITQMQAPDTIVTALDRNGLKVELHVQRGGETATITMKAHSTADTAMSEFLFQAAVPRTFRLDMMSPSGSVLMPQGEITQLLKVTNPSKTPLRLRIRISYTIDGNPVLEQAEVNSFPTDLFN
- the LOC123708408 gene encoding AP-1 complex subunit gamma-1 isoform X3, which produces MAYPMYEVDWSVLPPDQNRRFNPAFNIATIKQVVNEAIERVRMQTPTRLRDLIRQIRAARTAAEERSVVNKECAYIRSTFREEDSVWSRCRNIAKLLYIHMLGYPAHFGQLECLKLIASPRFTDKRVGYLGAMLLLDERQDVHLLITNCLKNDLNSNTQFVVGLALCTLGAIASPEMARDLASEVERLIKSPNAYIKKKAALCAFRIIRRVPDLMEMFLPATRSLLTEKNHGVLITGVTLITEMCENSPDTLNHFKKESGQREIVPNLVRILKNLILAGYSPEHDVSGVSDPFLQVKILRLLRILGKNDAEASEAMNDILAQVATNTETSKNVGNTILYETVLSIMDIKSESSLRVLAINILGRFLLNNDKNIRYVALNTLLRTVHVDTSAVQRHRTTILECLKDPDVSIRRRAMELSFALINSQNIRVMMKELLLFLERSDAEFKAHCSSAMVLAAERYAPSSKWHLDTLFQVLLKAGNYLRDDTVSNTIQIISSAPGERQAYASQRLWISLERSAVCGDSTEKQPIIQVAAWTIGEYGDMLVSEASNAISMVDDDGIDEFVRPSEEYVIDIYQKLLWSTQLSITTKEFLLLSLAKLSTRFTTQPSQDKIRVIVDTFGSHIHIELQQRGVELSQLFRQYANLRPALLERMPAMEVVSTGERDDSDTEIEPAAPAHTTQPDQDALLDLIIGSEPLSNGDVEHAPPAANNNTTNDILDLLSGLDLTAPAQAPMGVMGAPITTPMSVANNNVSPLLDGLFTSPAPITQMQAPDTIVTALDRNGLKVELHVQRGGETATITMKAHSTADTAMSEFLFQAAVPRTFRLDMMSPSGSVLMPQGEITQLLKVTNPSKTPLRLRIRISYTIDGNPVLEQAEVNSFPTDLFN